Within Dendrosporobacter quercicolus, the genomic segment GAGGGCACAGAGTACACGGAGGGTTACGAAGCGCAATGGCCTTGCGCCGGAATTTCAATTTACATATTCCGTCTTTTCCGTNNNNNNNNNNNNNNNNNNNNNNNNNNNNNNNNNNNNNNNNNNNNNNNNNNNNNNNNNNNNNNNNNNNNNNNNNNNNNNNNNNNNNNNNNNNNNNNNNNNNNNNNNNNNNNNNNNNNNNNNNNNNNNNNNNNNNNNNNNNNNNNNNNNNNNNNNNNNNNNNNNNNNNNNNNNNNNNNNNNNNNNNNNNNNNNNNNNNNNNNNNNNNNNNNNNNNNNNNNNNNNNNNNNNNNNNNNNNNNNNNNNNNNNNNNNNNNNNNNNNNNNNNNNNNNNNNNNNNNNNNNNNNNNNNNNNNNNNNNNNNNNNNNNNNNNNNNNNNNNNNNNNNNNNNNNNNNNNNNNNNNNNNNNNNNNNNNNNNNNNNNNNNNNNNNNNNNNNNNNNNNNNNNNNNNNNNNNNNNNNNNNNNNNNNNNNNNNNNNNNNNNNNNNNNNNNNNNNNNNNNNNNNNNNNNNNNNNNNNNNNNNNNNNNNNNNNNNNNNNNNNNNTTTATACTGGAGTGATTTGATGCATATTGTTTTAGTTGAACCGGAGATACCGGGGAATACGGGGAATATAGCCAGATTGTGCGCGGCTACCGGTTGTGAGCTGCATTTGGTCAAACCACTGGGCTTTTCCGTGGATGACCGGTATCTTAAACGGGCCGGTCTGGATTACTGGCATTTGGTAACCATCCATTATTATGAAAGCTTTTCGGAAGTTGCCGCCCAATATGCCGGGCGTAATTTTTATTTTAACACCACAAAAACCAGGCAGCCTTATACTTCTGTGCAGTATACTGCTGATGATCTGTTGGTATTTGGCAAGGAAACTGCCGGACTGCCGGCGGAAATTCTGGATAGTAACCGGGCAAATTGCGTGCGCATTCCCATGCTGGATGACGCCAGATCGCTGAACCTGTCCAATGCGGCGGCCATTGTGGTGTATGAGGCGCTCCGGCAGGTTGGCTTTCCTGATTTAAGATAAATTATTGTAATAGAAGTTGGTGATTTGGTTAATGTCGGCAATATTTGGTCCGGCTGGCAATCCGGAAGCTTTCTATGAAAGCGGCAAAAAGGCATCGGTTGAGATGCCGGCCTGGCTGGCGGATTTAAACTTGTCCGCCTATGAGTATCAATGCAGCCGCGGGGTTCATGTCCGGGAAGAAACGGCCCGGGCCATTGGTCTTAAAGCAGCGCAATACGGCATAAGCTTAAGTATTCATGCGCCTTACTTTATCAGTCTGGCTACTGAGGATGAAAAAATTGCCGCCAATACACAAAATCATTTTTTGAAGGCGTTAACGGCTGCCAGCTGGATGGGCGCTGACCGGATTGTCTTTCATATCGGCGGTCCCGGCAAACAGGAGCGCAAAGCAGCGATGGCAAGGGCCCAGCGGGCATTTGCCGCTATTTTGGAGCTGGCTGAAAAGCGCGGCCTTACCGGTATTTATTTGCTGCCGGAAACAATGGGCAAACAAAATCAGCTGGGCAATCTAGCCGAGGTTCTGGCTATATGCAAGCTGTCTAAATGGGTGATACCGGCAATCGATTTTGGCCATTTACATGCCGTAACCGGCGGGGCTTATACCAGCCGCGCCGAATTTGCCGCAGTCTTTGAACAGGTGGGCGAGGAACTGGGCGCGGACGTTGCCGGGAATTTGCATATCCATTTTAGCAAAATTGAATTTACTAAGGCCGGTGAGCGCCGGCACTGGACTTTTGCCGATGTGTACGGCCCGCCGTATGAACCGCTGATGGAGGTTTGCGCCGAACAGGGCTATACACCGCGGGTGATTTGTGAGTCCGCCGGCACGCAGGCGCTTGACGCCAAAACCATGCAGGATTTCTATTGGTCGCTGCGGGGCGGCAGGGCTTAACCACGCGGCGGTCGGGCTCCATACTTTTAGTATTAAATTTGCACCAGCGGCATAGGATAATTGGTGAAATGCAGGCAGTTTTTAAAATATATGGTGACATTTTCACCAAAGGAATGAAATTTTTGCGAAAAAATAGCGAGTTTTTAACAAAAATTGAACAGGTAATTCCCCCGGAACGATTGCTGTTGGATGAACCGTTAGCCAATCATACCACGTTTTGCATTGGCGGGCCGGCGGATTACTTTGTACTGCCGGAAACGACAGCTGAAGTAACTGCGGTATTTAAACTGGCGAAACTGTATGACATACCGGTTACCGTACTGGGCAACGGCTCTAATGTTTTGGTGCTCGATAACGGCATTCGCGGACTGGTT encodes:
- the trmL gene encoding tRNA (uridine(34)/cytosine(34)/5-carboxymethylaminomethyluridine(34)-2'-O)-methyltransferase TrmL, producing the protein MHIVLVEPEIPGNTGNIARLCAATGCELHLVKPLGFSVDDRYLKRAGLDYWHLVTIHYYESFSEVAAQYAGRNFYFNTTKTRQPYTSVQYTADDLLVFGKETAGLPAEILDSNRANCVRIPMLDDARSLNLSNAAAIVVYEALRQVGFPDLR
- a CDS encoding TIM barrel protein → MSAIFGPAGNPEAFYESGKKASVEMPAWLADLNLSAYEYQCSRGVHVREETARAIGLKAAQYGISLSIHAPYFISLATEDEKIAANTQNHFLKALTAASWMGADRIVFHIGGPGKQERKAAMARAQRAFAAILELAEKRGLTGIYLLPETMGKQNQLGNLAEVLAICKLSKWVIPAIDFGHLHAVTGGAYTSRAEFAAVFEQVGEELGADVAGNLHIHFSKIEFTKAGERRHWTFADVYGPPYEPLMEVCAEQGYTPRVICESAGTQALDAKTMQDFYWSLRGGRA